From the Pyramidobacter porci genome, the window CGAGGTCCGCGAGCGGGCGCTGGAGATGATGCGCCTCGTCGGCATCCGCCCCGAACGGGGCAAAGACTATCCGCACCAGTTCTCCGGCGGCATGCGCCAGCGCGTCGGCATCGCCATCGCTCTGGCCTGCAAGCCCAGCCTGCTGATCGCCGACGAGCCGACGACGGCGCTCGACGTGACGATCCAGGCGCAGGTGCTGGAGCTGATCAAGGAGCTGCAGAAGCAGGTCAGGACTTCCATGCTGCTGATCACTCACGACCTCGGCATCGTCGCGGAAACGTGCGACAGCGTCGCTATCATGTACGCTGGGCATCTTGTGGAATACGCGGACATCCGGCATCTGTACGGCAATCCGCTGCACCCTTACACGCAGGGGCTGTTCGACGCGGTTCCCGACCTCGAAAGCCCGATTAGCGAAAAACTCGCCGTCATTCAGGGGCTTCCGCCCGATCCCACCAATCTGCCGCGCGGCTGCAGCTTTTCGCCCCGTTGTCCCTACGCTCGGGAGGAATGTCTCGAAAAACCCTGCGGCATGAGGGAAATCGAGCCCGGCCATTTCATCGACTGTTACTTCCCGCAGGCATATAAGGGAGGCTCGCGCGCATGATCGGCACAATCGAAAAAACAGATTCCATCGTCGAGGTCCGGCGCCTGAAGAAGTACTTTCAGGTCGCGGGCGGCCTGCTTCACGCCGTGGACGACGTGACCGTTTCCATTCCCCGCGGCAAAACGCTGGGGCTGGTCGGCGAGTCGGGCTGCGGCAAGTCGACGCTCGGGCGCGTGGTGATCGGCCTGATCGGCGCCACCGGCGGCGAGATCTTCTTCAACGGCAAGGACTCGCTCAAGTACAGCCCCGCCGAGCGCGTCCAGTTCCGCAAGCACGCGCAGATCGTCTTTCAGGATCCCTTTTCGTCGCTGAACCCGCGCATGACCGTCTCGCAACTGATCGCCGAGCCGATGGTGATCAACAAGGCGTACGCCCAGCGCTCCGAACTGGACCGCAAGGTCAAGAAGCTCATGGACACGGTGGGGCTGGCGGAACGCCTGATCAACTCGTTCCCGCACGAGCTGGACGGCGGACGCCGCCAGCGCATCGGCATCGCCCGCGCTCTGGCGCTGGAACCCGAGTTCATCGTGCTGGACGAGCCCGTTTCGGCGCTGGACGTGTGCATTCAGGCCCAGATCCTCAACCTGCTGGGCGAGCTGAAAAAGGAACGCGGTTACACGTATCTGTTCATCTCCCACAATCTCAGCGTCGTGCGCTACGTCTCCGACGA encodes:
- a CDS encoding ABC transporter ATP-binding protein, with translation MADFQKKLLDIRDLTVQFDTDSGVVHAVNHLNMQLEEGKALGFVGETGAGKTTTALAILQLIQSPPGEITSGEIWFKGQNVREMTEAELRNMRGREIAMIFQDPMTSLNPIMTVEEQIMEMISLHSDLKGGEVRERALEMMRLVGIRPERGKDYPHQFSGGMRQRVGIAIALACKPSLLIADEPTTALDVTIQAQVLELIKELQKQVRTSMLLITHDLGIVAETCDSVAIMYAGHLVEYADIRHLYGNPLHPYTQGLFDAVPDLESPISEKLAVIQGLPPDPTNLPRGCSFSPRCPYAREECLEKPCGMREIEPGHFIDCYFPQAYKGGSRA
- a CDS encoding ABC transporter ATP-binding protein, encoding MIGTIEKTDSIVEVRRLKKYFQVAGGLLHAVDDVTVSIPRGKTLGLVGESGCGKSTLGRVVIGLIGATGGEIFFNGKDSLKYSPAERVQFRKHAQIVFQDPFSSLNPRMTVSQLIAEPMVINKAYAQRSELDRKVKKLMDTVGLAERLINSFPHELDGGRRQRIGIARALALEPEFIVLDEPVSALDVCIQAQILNLLGELKKERGYTYLFISHNLSVVRYVSDEIAVMYLGQVVEKADNLRLFQDPVHPYTQALLSAIPVARLNRKKNRILLEGDVPSPVNPPPGCRFAGRCAYRQDICTKQTPELQEIEPSHFVACHFARNLRVHA